The Amphiprion ocellaris isolate individual 3 ecotype Okinawa chromosome 12, ASM2253959v1, whole genome shotgun sequence region agtcaacagatttttttgtgaggttttcttgatgtatagatagatagagagcaAGTTTGTGATTCTTTATGACCCAAAAATGTGCACAGGCATGAACATGAACAGAACGCTCTGATATAGTGCTGGGTGGATCAGGATCtgggtggattttttttttcacatttacagagCCAAGGCTGTGTACGAACACcagattttttcagaaaatctaCAGGACAGATAGCTGGTGGAGATGttcactgaatttgacaaaaaaagtgtgaaGAATTAGAATACATATTCTACcatttatgaatattttgttacatttttcactttagaTCTGAGGAGGATTCCTGTTGATATGAGAATATAATTAGCTTTTTACTAATTCGCTAATTCAAGTTTATGTGCAAGTAATGCAAAGccaaaaatatttgagataatatgatagattttttttagattaaccTAAACATAGTGAGAAAATAAGTGCAGACGTCTCCCTGAGTTTGATTTACACTCAGCggagcagcagctcctccacctGCATTAAGATGGTTTTGCAGGCTGCTTGGCATTCTGCTCCTCCTTCAGTTTTGCCTCAGTGAACTCCTGCTTCACCTTCTGCAGCAGTTCTGGAcgcagcagcacatccagagcCGTCATGGCCAGAGCCTTGGCTGTCCTCAGAGTGAAGAACTGAGCTCTATCATCACCtgtaacaaacacacagagtctGAAAGGGTCAGATATCAACTTTAAAGTGGTCTCTTATATAGAATTTGTTACACAGCAGAAAACTGGTTTTGTGTttgcataaaataaatatatcttGCACTTCTAGATGCAACAAATGTGcaaatttttacattattattgtCACAGTGACTAAATAAAAATTCAGGTTACACTTGTCATAAAAATTTGGAGAGGTGGGGTTGCATACCAGCAGCGACAGTGTATTCCTCTGTGTGGTTCAGAGCATTAGAACCAATGTAGAAGTATGGATGGATGCCAGGAAGAACAAATGACACGTTGCCAAAGTCTGTGGAGACTttagaaaacaaggaaaagaaaCACTGTAATTACACACACAGGGTTGTGGAGGTAAATGTGATGTACAgatttgaaatgtgaaatgagTTGCTTCAAACACAgaacatttactgttttcttaCCAGAAGTGTTGTTCAGAGCTTCTTCATCTGTGGTGAATTCCATCCCCAGAGACTTTCCATTGATCTCATACAGATCCTCAAGTGTTCTGTTTCGCAACATGTTTTCATAAGGGTTCCTCCCATATTCTACTTCAACCTGAGGACAACATTAAGTTGACACAGTGACTTGCAACACTCAGTTAATAAAACTTCATGTGTCATTTCTCACCTCACAGCCGGTTGCCACGGCAGCTGATCTGAAACACCTCTCAGCTTTTTCCTTCAGGACAGAAAGCTCAGCTCTTGACGGGGTTCTCAGATAGTACTCCAGCTCCGTGTAGGCAGGGATGATGTTTGGTTTCACTCCTCCGTGCTTTATGATTCCTGCACAGCACAACACCAATGAATCACACCTCAGTAAAGTCCTGAGAGCGACACATGAGAGTAGAGGAGCATCAGCTGCTCACCATGAACTCTCCAGTCTGGCTTCATCTGCTGTCTGAGTGCAGACAGGTTGTTGTAGCAGAGCACCGCTGCATCCAAGGCATTGATTCCCTCCCAGGGGTAGGCGGAGGCATGAGACGCCTTTCCGTGATACTTTATAGTTACACTGGAAACACGACACAAACATTAGCATATGTAAGCATGCATATCTGcacaaaaagcatgaaaaatcaAATGACATAATCCTGatgcatttcaaaataatgAGCAAAACGTCAACATGGAGAGGATAGTTGGCGATTATAAGTAGCTCACAATCATTTATTGCTAGAAATGTGCACAATgtcatcatgatgagatcacaACACAGCAATATGACACATGAGATTTCAAGTCacttcagttcttttttttttcgtaaACTTATCACATAAAAGTAGGAACGTATGATAATATTGGCCCACCGATATCATcagcccgatattggcataaaaatgtaatatcggtcaatattgttattgcttttttttccctaccATGAAAACCggtaaaattcttatttttgcacacacaatgtttacatttggagagtcttgttgcatttgagaatgcatctaATGGggaatcacaataaaattaggcatgtGTTGATTCCACGACAGCAGATACGTGATGTTAcataaaattagttaaaaagcccacatatatcggtttcggaatcggaaattgagagttggacaatatcggcatattggTTATTGACAAAAACACCAGTATTGGACATCCCTACATAAAAGCACGAGACACTATCACCATTGTTAGAAGACATATTCAGATCCTTTAGTCAAGTCAAAGTGCCAGTACAGTCATGTAAAATATACATTACAGGAAAAGGCCTGCATTAAAATTCCTACTTAAGCAacaacacataca contains the following coding sequences:
- the LOC111580841 gene encoding peptidase M20 domain-containing protein 2-like, with protein sequence MSEGAELLLQLKQRLCRSIDEAEAKLHSLSQDIWSCPELAYQENKAHLRLVEFFSQEEGWKVDPHYKLQTAFRACCWVGDSEQKDVVSVGFLCEYDALPAIGHACGHNLIAEVGAAAALGLKAVLENTHKLPVRVQVTVLGTPAEEDGGGKVDLIKEGAFDGMDVVFMAHPLQGDAAYLPLVAIQDVTIKYHGKASHASAYPWEGINALDAAVLCYNNLSALRQQMKPDWRVHGIIKHGGVKPNIIPAYTELEYYLRTPSRAELSVLKEKAERCFRSAAVATGCEVEVEYGRNPYENMLRNRTLEDLYEINGKSLGMEFTTDEEALNNTSVSTDFGNVSFVLPGIHPYFYIGSNALNHTEEYTVAAGDDRAQFFTLRTAKALAMTALDVLLRPELLQKVKQEFTEAKLKEEQNAKQPAKPS